TCCAATTTATGTACATTCGAAAGTGAAGACCATTCGTACGTAGCAATTCCCTCAATTAACTCTTCATCAGGCGTGGTCCCGTATCTATTGCGAATGACTTCTCCATTCACATCAAATTTCAAGTCTAGCCGATCTCCTAAATCTAGCTGTATTTTGACTTTTTCTTCACTGCAATCTACTACGCGACCGGTTTTCTCTGAAATTTCAGGTGTACAAGTAACTGGGTTTAAATCCATGACTGTGAACCTCATCAAACTTCCAATAGGAAATTCAGTATGGAAAGAATTGGAGGATAAGGAAACTGGATGAGAAACGTATTTAGGCGCCACTTTTAATGAAGCTAAAGATGCTGAATCCTCCTCATCATTTTTAGTTAAATACGAGTCAGGAACATTTGCAACGACGGTAGATTCATTGGCTGAAAAAGTATCATTAGATTCTTGCATCAAACGTTTCAATATTCTTGCTTTCTTACGACGAAGATTCCGAGCTTTTGTAGCTGATGAACCAGATCCGGGAGGCCGAACtgaaatattattaacatGGCCATCGAATTCAGCAtttaatttgctttttttattatcatcGGAAACACCCGTATTATCGTCCTCAACTACTAAGTTAGTTGACACCTAAATAATGGGACTTACCACTTGAACGCAAGGTATTGCTCCAAGTATTTTCAGATTCTACACTATCTGATAAAGGGgttgtaaaattttttccttcttctgAAGGTTTTTCAGTATTTTCACATCCTCGATGAACTTTGGTGGTTTCACTAGATAATTTGCTAGGAGAGGAAAAGTAGTATTGGCTAGGTTCATCATAATGTAGATAAgatatttcttcaacagTAGGAGGCGTACTTGAAGAAGGGGCGACCTCAGATTCTACTGCTTCATTTTCGGCTTTAAAGGTTCCTTgtggaaaagaaaactcGTTCGCCGTATTTAAAGAAACTGACACCGATACATTATTAGAAGAAATCGTATCTGAAGAAGATTGTCTCGCTGTGTCCGAACTTTCATCCCCTGAAGAAGAATCACTGGTTGACGATAGGTCACTTGAATCTGAAACTGAGCTTGAAGATTCGGAAGAGGATGAGTCAGATTCCGAAGGAGTTGAATTCTTTGATTGAGAAGTCAACAATGAATTGAGCTCTGGTTGCTGTACTATTGAAGCTGAAACGAATTCTTGGTGCAATGATAAATCGGAAGCAGAAATTTGCTTAGCATGTAGAGACTcatatttgttttgttgaaaatttgctttaaaaatagtatcattttcatttgaaattttcgaCTTTTTGGTATTTAAAGCATAATTTTCGGGCATATTAGCGTATTGACTTATAGATGACAAGGGGgcatttctctttttagAAATCCATGAATCATTAGCTTGATAACGAGGTGAGGCACGACCAGCTAAATCAACTTTTTGCATCGTTTCGGGTGATAGCATTTGCTGTTTTTGTGAAGCCTTGCTATTCATGAATTTAGACGACCATTCtctaatattttctttaagtTCATTTGGACTATCTAGTCTTAGTACAAGCACCTCGCAACCTCTGTGTAAGCCTTCAGACCTTGGTAAAGCACGAAGCTCAAGAGTATCTGTCTCTTCTAGGAATAGTCCATACGACATAGAGACAGGTAAAGCGAATCCGTCCTTAGCGAGTTGTAAAAACATTTCATTACCAATGGTGTACCTTTTAATACTTTCATAACCTGTGAAGATAGCGCGTTTATCTTCTAGTCCGGAAAAGTTGAATTTGATGATATTGTAAAGTAAATCAGCCACTAAACTAGATGAGTCTGATAAATCAAGTTGGGACGTATGAATCCATTGTTTTATAGGAACCAAAGGTTCACAACTGCTAACTTTCAGCAGCATATTGActatatttttctattagTTATAACGAGTGTTTCGTTGTGCAGAGGATTTTTTGTGAACACCTACAGGTTAtgtgtttattttcataaaaagaTTATGATTAAAGAACTTAACTGAAAAAAATGCGTCAAAGTAAAAAACCTAGTATGAAgacttttttattgattgtgatggtttgtttacaagTTCTACACGTTGTCAATTTAACATTGTTACCATATTATTCCGTAAAGTAATTAACGATGTGCTACTATTTTGTTAGAATCAATGCGTACAAGAAGTGTCATGTAAATACTCACACACCTGCTGTTATTTAAGACGTTCTGTTTACCACCACATTTACATGTTTGCTAACGCACGGGCTAAAAGGCGTTCAAGGGCATCTTCACCGACTCCTGCAAGGTTGGGAGGATATGCGCCTTTGCGAGTAGAGATTACAGAGGAACAGCGACAAGATATTAATGAAGCTTTTAAGCTGTTTGACTCTGATAAAGATAATGCTATTGATTATCATGAGCTCAGGGCTGCGATGCGTGCTTTAGGGTTTAATGCGGAAAAATCAgaggttttaaaaattctacgtgattttgataaaactGGCAAGGGCTACTTACAAATGGAGGATTTTGTTCGCGTCAGTAAGTGTGCACGTCTTGGCAttgatatattttattagatggaaatttaaaataggGAAGACACATACAACTGGCTTGAAAatgagtttttttttaaatttctttttccacTCTTATATGGCTTGTCATTCTTCTTCTGTTGAACGTGTTTACTAATTAGATATAGTGAcggaaaaaattgttgaacGAGATCCATTAGAAGAGATTAAAAGGGCTTTTGAGTTATTTGATGATGACGAGACAGGAAAAATCAGTTTAAGGAATCTTCGAAGAGTTGCAAAAGAGCTTAATGAAAACATCGACGATCAGGAATTGGAAGCCATGATTGAAGAATTCGACCTTGATCAGGATGGAGAAATTAATGAGCAAGAATTTATAGCAATTATGATGGATGAAGCATAATGGAGAACACATGctaatttacttttttttcgtttacGTCAATTAATAGATAAAGTAGCAATTAGCAGGGACACATGTCTTTCGTTTTAAATtcttatttatatataacaAATCTCTTAAGTTCTTCCAACCTGTTTTTCTATCGTCCAAGCAAACTGCTAAAGAAccctttatttttctgtttaGGCTCTTTCGAAACTGATGTAACAGGTTTTTCCGGTTgtgctttctttttgtcAAAAGAGGTCTGCTGACCTAGATATGTAATAGCTAAATCAAAGAATAAAGGCTTTGCTGGAATAGCCCTAATATCAGCGTCTGTAAGATTCCAAGATGGTTCTAATTCTGCAAGCGTTTGATAACTATCAAGTGTTTCAACCAACGACAAGTTTTTAGGTGGTTGATTTATATTTCCCATGGATGCCAAACTTTGTAATagcaaaattttcttttttagctCCTTTTCgtcttttttaagttcAGGGATTATATCGAATGCTATAAGATGTGgcttttcttcaaagttGCGCAATATATCATTCACCTGTTGTAAATACGAGGCAGCTCGTACACACATCGCAAGACTCGCCAGTTTATCCTGTGCCTGGTAAGCATCGGCAATAGCCTGGCAGCGTTTACTCTTAGCCAAAGAAATTTGGGCTTCTAGTTGGGCAGTCATACCAGTATCTCGTGCAATACCGGGCAATTCTTTAGCAATTTCAATGTTCTATAGCAATCTATTAGTATTTGTCCCTCCTttctctttaaaaattatttcttctgaATAAAAGCAAAGTCTTACCTTAATAATAGAATCATACAAGCTTTGACGAGATCGAAGCTGAGCTTGTGAAGCAACCAATTCGGAATCATTCTCAACTGCCAAGTCTCTTTGGATACGGAGCAATACTACATTGTAAGCCAAGTAAGTATAACAAATAGAGAGAGTTTGGAATTTTTGCTCGTCTTCAAGGCCTGTGTTATCAAGAACGCTTTTGGTAATTTCTTCTGCTCTAGCCCATGCAGCAAGCAGACGATCTCTTTTAGAGTCTATGGTTCCAGGAGAATTTTTGACATCGTGAATTGCATATAGAGCCAATACGACATCAGGATGCTCTATTTTTACTCTCTGATCTCTCCATTCAATGACTGTGATAGTTTGCAAGGAATCTTGTTCATCTCCGGTCATTTGCAATATTTCAGAATCAACGGAATTTACATGCTGAATTACCTCCTCATCCTTCGGTATACTTGACAACATCAAAATGTCTAATGACTTGGTCTGGTTTTGCAAGCCAGTTCTTTGAGCAACGTATCGTAAATTGGAATcaatttgattttggaGTTCTCCAAGTACACTCTTCTCATGTTCAGCAAGTgtatcaattttattttgcaaGACTAGGAATGAAAGTCGAGAAATACTAAAAGCGCTCAAAGAGCCTTCCCAATCTCGTTTCTCGTAGTTTAGAGTACCCTCGATATATTTGGCAAAAGCAATAGCCTCCAAATAAAAGATATGATCGTTGCAATCAAATGCATTCGTAAAGGAAACCAActcttttccaaattgaTCTGCACGTTTTAATCTGCGCAATGCATGTCGACGTTGACTAGATcgcaaaaaaacaaattgttgaaaagcACGATCAGCattgaaaagtaaaatttcaGCATATCTATAACAAAAGAAGTACATAATTAGTCAATCGGACATTAGCATAATCCTCTTACCTTTTGTCTACTGAAGATTTTGGTTTCCCACCTCTCTGTGTAATATGAAGGGATTTTCGTAATCCATGAATGCGATGGgacaaatattttatgtaCTCATTTCCTTCATAAAAATGATCAGATCTGGCTTCCAGtaataaaggaaaaatataaaaattagcCATTTGCTTAATCAAACCAGAAAACAGTACTTCGCCGGTGCCATTTTTGAGACATAAACCAACGGTGCTTAGATTATCGCATCCTAGGCGTGAATCGTTAAACTGCAAGTTAACGATCACTATGCTATAGTTCATTACTTTAACTCACATTATTTGGTAAATATCTAAAAGCTATTATTACCAAGGACGTTGAAAGCTTAACATGCGGGTCCATTAATTACtaattattaattgaaTTTGGAATTTAATATCCACTTCTTAAAACGGGCTGTCTGCATATCTTCATTGTCCGATTCCACTTGTTTCTACGTCGCTTGCTTTAGATCTCT
Above is a genomic segment from Schizosaccharomyces pombe strain 972h- genome assembly, chromosome: III containing:
- the srp68 gene encoding putative signal recognition particle subunit protein, with translation MANFYIFPLLLEARSDHFYEGNEYIKYLSHRIHGLRKSLHITQRGGKPKSSVDKRYAEILLFNADRAFQQFVFLRSSQRRHALRRLKRADQFGKELVSFTNAFDCNDHIFYLEAIAFAKYIEGTLNYEKRDWEGSLSAFSISRLSFLVLQNKIDTLAEHEKSVLGELQNQIDSNLRYVAQRTGLQNQTKSLDILMLSSIPKDEEVIQHVNSVDSEILQMTGDEQDSLQTITVIEWRDQRVKIEHPDVVLALYAIHDVKNSPGTIDSKRDRLLAAWARAEEITKSVLDNTGLEDEQKFQTLSICYTYLAYNVVLLRIQRDLAVENDSELVASQAQLRSRQSLYDSIIKNIEIAKELPGIARDTGMTAQLEAQISLAKSKRCQAIADAYQAQDKLASLAMCVRAASYLQQVNDILRNFEEKPHLIAFDIIPELKKDEKELKKKILLLQSLASMGNINQPPKNLSLVETLDSYQTLAELEPSWNLTDADIRAIPAKPLFFDLAITYLGQQTSFDKKKAQPEKPVTSVSKEPKQKNKGFFSSLLGR
- the cdc31 gene encoding spindle pole body half bridge protein, centrin Cdc31; this encodes MFANARAKRRSRASSPTPARLGGYAPLRVEITEEQRQDINEAFKLFDSDKDNAIDYHELRAAMRALGFNAEKSEVLKILRDFDKTGKGYLQMEDFVRVMTEKIVERDPLEEIKRAFELFDDDETGKISLRNLRRVAKELNENIDDQELEAMIEEFDLDQDGEINEQEFIAIMMDEA
- the mug174 gene encoding coilin Mug174 , with product MLLKVSSCEPLVPIKQWIHTSQLDLSDSSSLVADLLYNIIKFNFSGLEDKRAIFTGYESIKRYTIGNEMFLQLAKDGFALPVSMSYGLFLEETDTLELRALPRSEGLHRGCEVLVLRLDSPNELKENIREWSSKFMNSKASQKQQMLSPETMQKVDLAGRASPRYQANDSWISKKRNAPLSSISQYANMPENYALNTKKSKISNENDTIFKANFQQNKYESLHAKQISASDLSLHQEFVSASIVQQPELNSLLTSQSKNSTPSESDSSSSESSSSVSDSSDLSSTSDSSSGDESSDTARQSSSDTISSNNVSVSVSLNTANEFSFPQGTFKAENEAVESEVAPSSSTPPTVEEISYLHYDEPSQYYFSSPSKLSSETTKVHRGCENTEKPSEEGKNFTTPLSDSVESENTWSNTLRSSVEDDNTGVSDDNKKSKLNAEFDGHVNNISVRPPGSGSSATKARNLRRKKARILKRLMQESNDTFSANESTVVANVPDSYLTKNDEEDSASLASLKVAPKYVSHPVSLSSNSFHTEFPIGSLMRFTVMDLNPVTCTPEISEKTGRVVDCSEEKVKIQLDLGDRLDLKFDVNGEVIRNRYGTTPDEELIEGIATYEWSSLSNVHKLELTN